The window TACTTTAACTGGTACGGTTTTTAGCAATACCAACTTAACTAAAGCCGACTTCACAGGTGCTAGTGATTATGACATAAACCCTTTAAATAATAACATTAAAAGATGTAAATTCACTATGCCAGAGGCAATGAGGCTACTTAATAGCTTTGATATAGTTATAAAGTAAAACAAGACTCCTCTTTTACAACTTCTTTTATAATCAGGAATATGTAGGGATATAATAATAGTAACTTATAAAAAAGCAGGAGGATTATATGAAGAAAATAGCAGTTATATTTAATGGTGGAACAATTTCAATGAAGGTTGATGAGAAGCTAAAGGCAGCTGTTCCATCTCTTTCAAGTGAAGAGATAATGGCTATGGTAACTGGAATTGAAGGCTATGCAGAAATAGAGACCCATACATTCTCCTCACTTCCTGGCCCCCATGTAACTCCTGAAATAATGCTTAAGCTATCAAAGTTTATTGAAGATTTTGTGGAAAGAGATGATATAGATGGAGTTGTGGTAACCCATGGAACGGATACATTAGAGGAAACAGCTTACTTAGTAGATTTAACTCTTACAACCCATAAACCAGTTATATTTACAGGAGCTATGAGAAGTAGTTCTGAGCTTGGATATGATGGACCTTCAAATCTTTCAGCATCAATTTGTACATCTATATCAAATGATGCAAAAAATCGTGGTGTTCTTGTTTGCTTAAGTGGAGAATTAAATTCTGCTTCTGAGGTTACAAAAACCAATTCAATGAGCCTTGATACATTTAAAACTCCAAACTTTGGTCCAATCGGAATAGTTGATAATAATAGAGCAATCTTTTATAGAAGCAGGATAGAAAGACCTCACTTTAATATTAAGAGAATTGAATCTAATGTATCACTAATAAAATGTGCGTCTGGTATGGATTCAAGATTTATTGACTTCTGTATAGATAATAATGATAAAGGAATAGTTATTGAGGCACTTGGCCGTGGAAATGTACCAAAGGCTATGGTTCCAGGTATAAAAAGGGCAATAGATAGAGGAATTCCTGTGGTTATAGTATCAAGATGCTTCGAAGGTAGGGTTAGTGATTCCTATGGATATGAAGGTGGAGGTCATAATCTTCGAAACTTAGGTGCAATATTTGGTGACACTCTTCCTGGTCAGAAAGCTAGGATAAAACTT of the Clostridium cylindrosporum DSM 605 genome contains:
- a CDS encoding asparaginase — protein: MKKIAVIFNGGTISMKVDEKLKAAVPSLSSEEIMAMVTGIEGYAEIETHTFSSLPGPHVTPEIMLKLSKFIEDFVERDDIDGVVVTHGTDTLEETAYLVDLTLTTHKPVIFTGAMRSSSELGYDGPSNLSASICTSISNDAKNRGVLVCLSGELNSASEVTKTNSMSLDTFKTPNFGPIGIVDNNRAIFYRSRIERPHFNIKRIESNVSLIKCASGMDSRFIDFCIDNNDKGIVIEALGRGNVPKAMVPGIKRAIDRGIPVVIVSRCFEGRVSDSYGYEGGGHNLRNLGAIFGDTLPGQKARIKLMVALSALTSMEDIRKLFENELF